In Rosa chinensis cultivar Old Blush chromosome 1, RchiOBHm-V2, whole genome shotgun sequence, a genomic segment contains:
- the LOC112182493 gene encoding zinc finger CCCH domain-containing protein 11 isoform X2, which yields MPPKASKADVAKKQKVVEDKTFGLKNKNKSKSVQKYVQQIKSSVQPKVDPTKAKKKKEEEKAKEKELNDLFKVAVSQPKVPPGVDPKSIVCEFFKAGQCTKGFKCKFSHDLNVQRKGEKIDIYSDKRDDETMEEWDQEMLEKVVESKKNEYNQNKPTEIVCKFFLEAVEKKQYGWFWVCPNGSKECHYRHALPPGYILKSQMKALLEEESHKIAIEDEIENQRAKVTTCTPMTTELFMQWRNKKTEEKEAGLAAQRADRAKNDRMSGRELFLADASLFVDDAEAYEKYQRQEEPEASEEKVLCQTRLM from the exons ATGCCGCCAAAGGCATCGAAGGCCGACGTGGCCAAGAAGCAGAAGGTGGTGGAGGACAAGACCTTCGGCctgaagaacaagaacaagagcaAGAGTGTCCAGAAGTACGTCCAGCAAATCAAGTCGTCAGTCCAGCCCAAAGTCGACCCTACCAAAGCTAAG AAAaagaaggaggaagagaaagCCAAAGAGAAGGAGCTTAATGATTTGTTCAAGGTTGCTGTTAGTCAGCCAAAAGTGCCACCGG GTGTGGATCCCAAGTCCATTGTGTGCGAGTTTTTCAAGGCCGGGCAGTGTACTAAAGGATTCAAGTGCAAGTTTTCTCATGATTTGAATGTCCAGAGGAAGGGTGAAAAGATTGACATTTACAGTGATAAGCGCGACGATG AAACAATGGAGGAGTGGGATCAAGAGATGTTGGAAAAGGTTGTGGAGTCAAAGAAGAATGAGTATAACCAGAATAAGCCCACTGAGATT GTTTGCAAGTTCTTCTTGGAGGCAGTCGAAAAGAAACAGTATGGTTGGTTCTGGGTTTGTCCAAACGGTAGCAAAGAGTGCCACTACCGACATGCTCTTCCTCCGGGCTATATTTTGAAGTCTCAGATGAAGGCACTTCTTGAGGAAGAATCTCACAAGATTGCCATTGAGGACGAGATTGAAAACCAG CGTGCTAAAGTAACAACATGTACTCCGATGACTACTGAGTTGTTCATGCAATGGAGGAATAAGAAGACAGAAGAGAAAGAAGCTGGCCTGGCTGCACAACGAGCAGATAGGGCTAAGAATGACCGCATGAG TGGTCGTGAGTTGTTTCTTGCGGATGCAAGCTTGTTTGTGGATGATGCTGAAGCATATGAAAAATACCAAAGACAAGAAGAACCTGAAGCATCTGAAGAGAAG GTCTTGTGCCAAACAAGATTGATGTAG
- the LOC112182493 gene encoding zinc finger CCCH domain-containing protein 11 isoform X1: MPPKASKADVAKKQKVVEDKTFGLKNKNKSKSVQKYVQQIKSSVQPKVDPTKAKKKKEEEKAKEKELNDLFKVAVSQPKVPPGVDPKSIVCEFFKAGQCTKGFKCKFSHDLNVQRKGEKIDIYSDKRDDETMEEWDQEMLEKVVESKKNEYNQNKPTEIVCKFFLEAVEKKQYGWFWVCPNGSKECHYRHALPPGYILKSQMKALLEEESHKIAIEDEIENQRAKVTTCTPMTTELFMQWRNKKTEEKEAGLAAQRADRAKNDRMSGRELFLADASLFVDDAEAYEKYQRQEEPEASEEKIKGNSAAVGPSSSTSAAGSEEVPVDDDEDDDDELDLDELNELEASLSRTSIQIREPGIEAS; encoded by the exons ATGCCGCCAAAGGCATCGAAGGCCGACGTGGCCAAGAAGCAGAAGGTGGTGGAGGACAAGACCTTCGGCctgaagaacaagaacaagagcaAGAGTGTCCAGAAGTACGTCCAGCAAATCAAGTCGTCAGTCCAGCCCAAAGTCGACCCTACCAAAGCTAAG AAAaagaaggaggaagagaaagCCAAAGAGAAGGAGCTTAATGATTTGTTCAAGGTTGCTGTTAGTCAGCCAAAAGTGCCACCGG GTGTGGATCCCAAGTCCATTGTGTGCGAGTTTTTCAAGGCCGGGCAGTGTACTAAAGGATTCAAGTGCAAGTTTTCTCATGATTTGAATGTCCAGAGGAAGGGTGAAAAGATTGACATTTACAGTGATAAGCGCGACGATG AAACAATGGAGGAGTGGGATCAAGAGATGTTGGAAAAGGTTGTGGAGTCAAAGAAGAATGAGTATAACCAGAATAAGCCCACTGAGATT GTTTGCAAGTTCTTCTTGGAGGCAGTCGAAAAGAAACAGTATGGTTGGTTCTGGGTTTGTCCAAACGGTAGCAAAGAGTGCCACTACCGACATGCTCTTCCTCCGGGCTATATTTTGAAGTCTCAGATGAAGGCACTTCTTGAGGAAGAATCTCACAAGATTGCCATTGAGGACGAGATTGAAAACCAG CGTGCTAAAGTAACAACATGTACTCCGATGACTACTGAGTTGTTCATGCAATGGAGGAATAAGAAGACAGAAGAGAAAGAAGCTGGCCTGGCTGCACAACGAGCAGATAGGGCTAAGAATGACCGCATGAG TGGTCGTGAGTTGTTTCTTGCGGATGCAAGCTTGTTTGTGGATGATGCTGAAGCATATGAAAAATACCAAAGACAAGAAGAACCTGAAGCATCTGAAGAGAAG ATCAAAGGCAACTCTGCAGCAGTGGGACCAAGTAGCTCTACTAGTGCTGCTGGTTCTGAAGAAGTCCctgttgatgatgatgaggatgacGATGATGAGTTGGACTTGGATGAGTTAAATGAACTCGAAGCAAGTTTGTCAAGAACATCGATTCAGATACGGGAACCGGGAATAGAGGCTTCTTGA
- the LOC112181731 gene encoding dnaJ protein homolog gives MFGGGRAAKKSDNSKYYEILGVSKTTSAEDLKKAYKKAAMKNHPDKGGDPEKFKELAQAYEVLSDPEKRQVYDQYGEDGLKEGMQPGGHDPSDIFSSFFGGRGSPFGGMPGGGGGRRQRRGEDVVHSLKVSLEDLYLGTSKKLSLSRNVLCSKCKGKGSKSGASTKCDGCKGTGMKVTVRQFGPSMFQQLQHACDDCKGTGETIRAKDRCGQCKGEKVVQEKKVLQVHVEKGMQNGQKITFPGEADEAPDTVTGDIVFVIQQKEHPKFKRKMDDLFVEHSLSLTDALCGFQFVLNHLDGRQLLIKSNPGQVVKPDSFKAVNDEGMPMYQRPFMKGKLYIHFSVEFPETLSLEQVKALEADLPSRASSQKLTDTELDECEETTLHNVNMEEEMRRKQHQAHSEAYEEDNDMPGGAERVQCAQQ, from the coding sequence ATGTTTGGAGGAGGTAGGGCAGCGAAGAAGAGTGATAACTCCAAGTACTATGAGATTCTGGGAGTGTCCAAGACTACTTCGGCTGAAGATTTGAAGAAGGCGTACAAGAAAGCCGCCATGAAGAACCATCCTGATAAGGGCGGAGATCCAGAAAAATTTAAAGAGTTGGCTCAGGCTTATGAGGTTCTAAGTGACCCGGAGAAGCGCCAAGTTTATGATCAGTATGGTGAGGACGGACTGAAGGAAGGAATGCAACCGGGTGGCCATGACCCATCTGacatcttctcctctttctttGGTGGTCGTGGCAGCCCATTTGGAGGCATGCCAGGTGGTGGTGGAGGACGGAGACAGAGACGTGGAGAAGATGTGGTTCACTCATTGAAGGTCTCTTTGGAAGACCTATATCTTGGGACCTCAAAGAAACTTTCGCTCTCTCGCAATGTGTTGTGCTCCAAGTGCAAAGGCAAGGGGTCAAAATCTGGAGCCTCGACCAAGTGTGATGGTTGCAAAGGAACTGGAATGAAGGTCACTGTTAGGCAGTTTGGACCTTCTATGTTTCAACAGTTGCAGCATGCTTGCGATGATTGTAAGGGTACTGGAGAGACCATCAGGGCCAAGGACCGCTGTGGACAATGTAAGGGGGAGAAAGTTGttcaagaaaagaaagttttacAAGTCCATGTGGAGAAGGGTATGCAGAATGGACAGAAGATCACATTTCCTGGTGAAGCTGATGAAGCTCCTGACACAGTCACTGGTGATATAGTGTTCGTCATTCAGCAAAAGGAACATCCTAAATTCAAGAGAAAGATGGATGATCTTTTTGTGGAGCACTCTTTGTCACTCACAGATGCTCTATGTGGTTTCCAGTTTGTGCTGAACCATTTGGATGGCAGGCAGCTACTTATCAAATCAAACCCTGGCCAAGTTGTGAAGCCTGACTCGTTTAAGGCCGTCAATGATGAGGGTATGCCAATGTACCAGAGGCCATTCATGAAGGGCAAGCTGTACATTCATTTCTCAGTGGAATTCCCTGAAACTCTGAGCCTCGAGCAGGTCAAGGCTTTGGAAGCTGATCTTCCATCAAGGGCATCATCTCAGAAACTGACAGATACGGAGTTGGATGAGTGTGAGGAGACGACTCTGCATAATGTGAACATGGAGGAGGAGATGAGAAGGAAACAGCACCAGGCTCATTCGGAGGCATATGAGGAGGACAACGACATGCCTGGTGGTGCAGAGAGGGTGCAATGTGCACAGCAGTGA
- the LOC112182856 gene encoding uncharacterized protein YKR070W isoform X1 has protein sequence MSPMRYRTAFRLARSRNRLPFPFRSRPHSSESRIQCRPEPRSSFGIAFDIDGVILGGRAPIGGSPRALRKLYGASGTLKVPFLFLTNGGGIPESRRAAELSEVLGVNILPSQVVQGHTPFRNLLRRYENELIVAVGKGEPALVMSEYGFKKVLSLDEYASYFKDIDPVAQYKMWRTKQALDCSSHLKELVPRYDVYSDRVSAAFVVSDPVDWGRDIQVLCDILRSGGIPGWENGNQPPLYFAADDLEYQAAFPSQRLGMGAFRIALESIFNRIHRSTLEYVSFGKPNPFVFKNTEALLAELQPSQFDDHISESGCSQSHDFKTLYMIGDNPLVDVKGAQQAGHPWFSILTRTGVFKGKDNHKEFPADMVVDTVEEAVDFILKREGTS, from the exons atGTCGCCGATGAGATACCGGACGGCGTTTAGGCTTGCCCGGAGCAGAAACCGACTGCCGTTTCCGTTCCGGTCGCGTCCGCACTCTTCTGAGTCTCGGATTCAATGCAGGCCTGAACCACG GTCTTCGTTTGGAATTGCGTTTGACATTGACGGAGTTATTCTCGGCGGCCGTGCTCCGATCGGCGGGTCTCCTCGAGCTTTGAGGAAGCTGTACGGAGCTTCAG GTACTTTGAAGGTTCCATTTCTGTTTTTGACCAATG GGGGTGGCATCCCAGAGTCGAGACGAGCTGCTGAACTAAGTGAAGTTCTGGGGGTCAATATCCTGCCTTCTCAG GTTGTACAGGGTCATACACCTTTTAGAAACTTGTTGAGGAG ATATGAGAATGAATTGATTGTTGCTGTTGGAAAAGGGGAACCAGCTCTTGTAATGTCAGAGTATGGTTTCAA AAAAGTTCTCTCATTAGATGAGTATGCATCCTACTTCAAGGATATTGACCCGGTAGCTCAATATAAGATGTGGAGGACTAAGCAGGCATTGGATTGCAGTAGCCACTTGAAGGAATTGGTGCCAAGATACGATGTATACTCTGACAGGGTTAGTGCTGCTTTTGTCGTTAGTGATCCTGTAGATTGGGGCAGGGACATTCAG GTTCTCTGTGACATTTTAAGATCTGGAGGGATTCCTGGATGGGAGAATGGCAATCAGCCACCCCTTTATTTTGCCGCAGATGACCTTGAATATCAG GCTGCATTTCCTTCTCAGAGACTTGGAATGGGTGCTTTCAGAATTGCACTAGAAAGCATCTTCAACAG AATTCACCGTAGTACTTTGGAATATGTATCTTTCGGGAAGCCCAATCCGTTTGTATTTAAGAACACTGAAGCTCTATTGGCAGAGCTTCAACCATCTCAATTTGATGATCATATTTCAGAAAGTGGATGCTCTCAGTCACATGATTTCAAAACCCTATATATGATCGGAGACAACCCTTTGGTTGATGTCAAAGGTGCTCAACAG GCCGGACATCcctggttttctattttgacaAGGACAGGTGTTTTTAAGGGTAAAGATAATCATAAGGAGTTTCCAGCAGATATG GTTGTGGATACTGTAGAAGAGGCAGTGGACTTCATTCTGAAAAGAGAAGGAACTTCTTAG
- the LOC112182856 gene encoding uncharacterized protein YKR070W isoform X2: MSPMRYRTAFRLARSRNRLPFPFRSRPHSSESRIQCRPEPRSSFGIAFDIDGVILGGRAPIGGSPRALRKLYGASGGGIPESRRAAELSEVLGVNILPSQVVQGHTPFRNLLRRYENELIVAVGKGEPALVMSEYGFKKVLSLDEYASYFKDIDPVAQYKMWRTKQALDCSSHLKELVPRYDVYSDRVSAAFVVSDPVDWGRDIQVLCDILRSGGIPGWENGNQPPLYFAADDLEYQAAFPSQRLGMGAFRIALESIFNRIHRSTLEYVSFGKPNPFVFKNTEALLAELQPSQFDDHISESGCSQSHDFKTLYMIGDNPLVDVKGAQQAGHPWFSILTRTGVFKGKDNHKEFPADMVVDTVEEAVDFILKREGTS, from the exons atGTCGCCGATGAGATACCGGACGGCGTTTAGGCTTGCCCGGAGCAGAAACCGACTGCCGTTTCCGTTCCGGTCGCGTCCGCACTCTTCTGAGTCTCGGATTCAATGCAGGCCTGAACCACG GTCTTCGTTTGGAATTGCGTTTGACATTGACGGAGTTATTCTCGGCGGCCGTGCTCCGATCGGCGGGTCTCCTCGAGCTTTGAGGAAGCTGTACGGAGCTTCAG GGGGTGGCATCCCAGAGTCGAGACGAGCTGCTGAACTAAGTGAAGTTCTGGGGGTCAATATCCTGCCTTCTCAG GTTGTACAGGGTCATACACCTTTTAGAAACTTGTTGAGGAG ATATGAGAATGAATTGATTGTTGCTGTTGGAAAAGGGGAACCAGCTCTTGTAATGTCAGAGTATGGTTTCAA AAAAGTTCTCTCATTAGATGAGTATGCATCCTACTTCAAGGATATTGACCCGGTAGCTCAATATAAGATGTGGAGGACTAAGCAGGCATTGGATTGCAGTAGCCACTTGAAGGAATTGGTGCCAAGATACGATGTATACTCTGACAGGGTTAGTGCTGCTTTTGTCGTTAGTGATCCTGTAGATTGGGGCAGGGACATTCAG GTTCTCTGTGACATTTTAAGATCTGGAGGGATTCCTGGATGGGAGAATGGCAATCAGCCACCCCTTTATTTTGCCGCAGATGACCTTGAATATCAG GCTGCATTTCCTTCTCAGAGACTTGGAATGGGTGCTTTCAGAATTGCACTAGAAAGCATCTTCAACAG AATTCACCGTAGTACTTTGGAATATGTATCTTTCGGGAAGCCCAATCCGTTTGTATTTAAGAACACTGAAGCTCTATTGGCAGAGCTTCAACCATCTCAATTTGATGATCATATTTCAGAAAGTGGATGCTCTCAGTCACATGATTTCAAAACCCTATATATGATCGGAGACAACCCTTTGGTTGATGTCAAAGGTGCTCAACAG GCCGGACATCcctggttttctattttgacaAGGACAGGTGTTTTTAAGGGTAAAGATAATCATAAGGAGTTTCCAGCAGATATG GTTGTGGATACTGTAGAAGAGGCAGTGGACTTCATTCTGAAAAGAGAAGGAACTTCTTAG
- the LOC112182856 gene encoding uncharacterized protein YKR070W isoform X3 — MSPMRYRTAFRLARSRNRLPFPFRSRPHSSESRIQCRPEPRSSFGIAFDIDGVILGGRAPIGGSPRALRKLYGASGTLKVPFLFLTNGGGIPESRRAAELSEVLGVNILPSQVVQGHTPFRNLLRRKVLSLDEYASYFKDIDPVAQYKMWRTKQALDCSSHLKELVPRYDVYSDRVSAAFVVSDPVDWGRDIQVLCDILRSGGIPGWENGNQPPLYFAADDLEYQAAFPSQRLGMGAFRIALESIFNRIHRSTLEYVSFGKPNPFVFKNTEALLAELQPSQFDDHISESGCSQSHDFKTLYMIGDNPLVDVKGAQQAGHPWFSILTRTGVFKGKDNHKEFPADMVVDTVEEAVDFILKREGTS; from the exons atGTCGCCGATGAGATACCGGACGGCGTTTAGGCTTGCCCGGAGCAGAAACCGACTGCCGTTTCCGTTCCGGTCGCGTCCGCACTCTTCTGAGTCTCGGATTCAATGCAGGCCTGAACCACG GTCTTCGTTTGGAATTGCGTTTGACATTGACGGAGTTATTCTCGGCGGCCGTGCTCCGATCGGCGGGTCTCCTCGAGCTTTGAGGAAGCTGTACGGAGCTTCAG GTACTTTGAAGGTTCCATTTCTGTTTTTGACCAATG GGGGTGGCATCCCAGAGTCGAGACGAGCTGCTGAACTAAGTGAAGTTCTGGGGGTCAATATCCTGCCTTCTCAG GTTGTACAGGGTCATACACCTTTTAGAAACTTGTTGAGGAG AAAAGTTCTCTCATTAGATGAGTATGCATCCTACTTCAAGGATATTGACCCGGTAGCTCAATATAAGATGTGGAGGACTAAGCAGGCATTGGATTGCAGTAGCCACTTGAAGGAATTGGTGCCAAGATACGATGTATACTCTGACAGGGTTAGTGCTGCTTTTGTCGTTAGTGATCCTGTAGATTGGGGCAGGGACATTCAG GTTCTCTGTGACATTTTAAGATCTGGAGGGATTCCTGGATGGGAGAATGGCAATCAGCCACCCCTTTATTTTGCCGCAGATGACCTTGAATATCAG GCTGCATTTCCTTCTCAGAGACTTGGAATGGGTGCTTTCAGAATTGCACTAGAAAGCATCTTCAACAG AATTCACCGTAGTACTTTGGAATATGTATCTTTCGGGAAGCCCAATCCGTTTGTATTTAAGAACACTGAAGCTCTATTGGCAGAGCTTCAACCATCTCAATTTGATGATCATATTTCAGAAAGTGGATGCTCTCAGTCACATGATTTCAAAACCCTATATATGATCGGAGACAACCCTTTGGTTGATGTCAAAGGTGCTCAACAG GCCGGACATCcctggttttctattttgacaAGGACAGGTGTTTTTAAGGGTAAAGATAATCATAAGGAGTTTCCAGCAGATATG GTTGTGGATACTGTAGAAGAGGCAGTGGACTTCATTCTGAAAAGAGAAGGAACTTCTTAG
- the LOC112182856 gene encoding uncharacterized protein YKR070W isoform X4 has translation MQVVQGHTPFRNLLRRYENELIVAVGKGEPALVMSEYGFKKVLSLDEYASYFKDIDPVAQYKMWRTKQALDCSSHLKELVPRYDVYSDRVSAAFVVSDPVDWGRDIQVLCDILRSGGIPGWENGNQPPLYFAADDLEYQAAFPSQRLGMGAFRIALESIFNRIHRSTLEYVSFGKPNPFVFKNTEALLAELQPSQFDDHISESGCSQSHDFKTLYMIGDNPLVDVKGAQQAGHPWFSILTRTGVFKGKDNHKEFPADMVVDTVEEAVDFILKREGTS, from the exons ATGCAGGTTGTACAGGGTCATACACCTTTTAGAAACTTGTTGAGGAG ATATGAGAATGAATTGATTGTTGCTGTTGGAAAAGGGGAACCAGCTCTTGTAATGTCAGAGTATGGTTTCAA AAAAGTTCTCTCATTAGATGAGTATGCATCCTACTTCAAGGATATTGACCCGGTAGCTCAATATAAGATGTGGAGGACTAAGCAGGCATTGGATTGCAGTAGCCACTTGAAGGAATTGGTGCCAAGATACGATGTATACTCTGACAGGGTTAGTGCTGCTTTTGTCGTTAGTGATCCTGTAGATTGGGGCAGGGACATTCAG GTTCTCTGTGACATTTTAAGATCTGGAGGGATTCCTGGATGGGAGAATGGCAATCAGCCACCCCTTTATTTTGCCGCAGATGACCTTGAATATCAG GCTGCATTTCCTTCTCAGAGACTTGGAATGGGTGCTTTCAGAATTGCACTAGAAAGCATCTTCAACAG AATTCACCGTAGTACTTTGGAATATGTATCTTTCGGGAAGCCCAATCCGTTTGTATTTAAGAACACTGAAGCTCTATTGGCAGAGCTTCAACCATCTCAATTTGATGATCATATTTCAGAAAGTGGATGCTCTCAGTCACATGATTTCAAAACCCTATATATGATCGGAGACAACCCTTTGGTTGATGTCAAAGGTGCTCAACAG GCCGGACATCcctggttttctattttgacaAGGACAGGTGTTTTTAAGGGTAAAGATAATCATAAGGAGTTTCCAGCAGATATG GTTGTGGATACTGTAGAAGAGGCAGTGGACTTCATTCTGAAAAGAGAAGGAACTTCTTAG
- the LOC112182498 gene encoding leucine aminopeptidase has translation MAPIDPHSFTDSTHPLATHISLSLFFDFSSSTIHASALLTLPAPHSGPISLDARGLTVHSVLDPQSSAPLPFSLSSPDPIKGCHLTVTLANHSSVLVLYTTAPNSSALQWLSPPQTFNKTLPFVYTQCQAIHARSVFPCQDTPAARVCYSARLNVPRQLSAVMSARHVDRRDPIAGEGSALACGDGAWCAEGRTVEEFVMEQPIPPYLFAFAVGELGFREVGPRTRVYSEAVPAVLELAAKEFASAEDMIRQGEALFGPYEWERFDLLVLPPSFPYGGMENPRMTFLTPTVLKGDSSGAQVVAHELAHSWTGNLITNKTNEHFWLNEGFTTYAERRIVEAVQGEDRAALNIGIGWRGLNKEMERFKDNMEFTKLKTNQEGVDPDDVYSEVPYEKGFQFLWRIERQVGRPAFDEFTKKYIATFKFKSIDTETFLEFLKANLLGIEKEIDLILWTEGTGIPPDAYEPVSSIYTKIILMANEFKLGRMPREDEVADWGGMEWELYLENLPKSIEASQILDLNARYSLSESKDYEVKVAFLLLAIGSKCKDHYAEVEKTLKAVGRKKYLVPLYTALVEGTGKEEEKILAKRVFAEARETYHPIAQGVVETILSKHI, from the exons ATGGCTCCGATCGACCCTCACTCGTTCACCGATTCGACTCACCCACTCGCCACCCAcatttccctctctctcttcttcgacttctcctcctccaccatccacGCCTCCGCCCTCCTCACCCTCCCGGCCCCTCACTCCGGCCCAATCTCCCTCGACGCGCGTGGCCTCACCGTCCACTCCGTCCTCGACCCCCAATCCTCCGCTCCCCTCCCTTTCTCCCTCTCCTCCCCCGACCCAATCAAAGGCTGCCACCTCACCGTCACCCTCGCCAACCACTCCTCGGTTCTCGTCCTCTACACCACCGCCCCCAACTCCTCCGCGCTCCAGTGGCTCTCGCCGCCGCAGACCTTCAACAAAACGCTGCCGTTTGTCTACACTCAGTGCCAGGCCATCCACGCGCGGTCTGTGTTCCCGTGCCAGGACACCCCGGCGGCGCGTGTGTGCTACTCGGCAAGGTTGAACGTCCCGCGCCAGCTCTCCGCCGTCATGTCGGCTCGCCACGTCGACCGCAGGGACCCGATCGCCGGGGAGGGATCGGCGCTGGCGTGCGGCGACGGCGCGTGGTGCGCGGAGGGGAGGACAGTGGAGGAGTTCGTGATGGAGCAGCCGATTCCGCCGTACCTGTTCGCGTTCGCCGTCGGGGAGCTAGGGTTCCGGGAGGTGGGACCGAGGACCAGGGTTTACTCGGAGGCGGTGCCGGCGGTGCTGGAATTGGCGGCGAAGGAGTTTGCGAGCGCCGAGGACATGATCAGGCAAGGGGAGGCCTTGTTTGGGCCTTACGAGTGGGAGAGGTTCGATTTGCTGGTGCTGCCGCCGAGCTTTCCTTACGGCGGAATGGAGAACCCGAGGATGACGTTTCTGACGCCGACGGTGCTGAAAGGTGATTCGAGCGGCGCACAGGTGGTGGCGCATGAGCTGGCTCATAGTTGGACCGGGAATTTGATCACTAACAAGACTAATGAGCACTTCTGGTTGAATGAG GGTTTCACAACATATGCGGAGAGAAGAATTGTTGAGGCTGTGCAAGGTGAGGACAGAGCTGCATTGAATATTGGAATTGGTTGGAGGGGTTTAAATAAGGAAATGGAGAGGTTCAAGGATAACATGGAGTTCACAAAGCTGAAAACCAATCAGGAAGGAGTGGACCCAGATGATGTGTATTCTGAAGTTCCATATGAAAAAGGTTTCCAGTTTCTGTGGCGCATTGAACGTCAG GTTGGAAGGCCTGCATTTGATGAATTTACAAAGAAGTATATTGCCACCTTCAAGTTCAAATCAATTGATACCGAAACATTTCTCGAATTTCTGAAAGCAAACCTACTTGGAATAGAGAAAGAGATTGACTTGATTCTGTGGACTGAGGGCACTGGTATCCCTCCTGATGCCTATGAACCAGTTTCCAGCATctatacaaaaattatattGATGGCAAATGAATTTAAGCTTGGTAGGATGCCGAGGGAGGATGAAGTTGCTGACTGGGGAGGAATGGAGTGGGAGCTCTACTTGGAGAACCTGCCCAAATCTATTGAAGCTTCACAG ATTTTAGACTTGAATGCTCGCTACAGTCTGTCTGAATCGAAAGATTATGAAGTAAAGGTGGCATTTCTTCTGCTGGCAATTGGTTCCAAGTGCAAAGATCACTATGCTGAGGTAGAAAAAACTTTGAAGGCAGTCGGGAGGAAGAAGTACCTTGTCCCACTATACACTGCTCTTGTAGAAGGCACTGGTAAGGAAGAGGAGAAGATTTTGGCCAAGAGGGTGTTTGCAGAGGCTCGCGAAACTTATCACCCTATAGCTCAAGGTGTTGTTGAGACAATCCTTAGCAAGCACATCTAG
- the LOC112186330 gene encoding protein TONNEAU 1a, translated as MDDYTREMMDLKTLVTRTLEKKGVLAKIRAELRASVFEAIEEEDKVIEKDEGLPPALLGSCNDRAKQLHASPSGRLLTALICEYLDWAQLSHTLKVYLPECNLQKDSWKSELKDFSNKNGYDLNRNGDSGPLLLDVLEGFLKFENLSQTRGTGRRLTTSEAESLSNLESRNMRRPSSSSVAGGLPPLGRPGTASQSSDRRGGSSMSSHRKDDYNWRYDNEELPEDVLRASSAMENLQLDKKARNLTTSWRHAGDGSSEDDGRSDQM; from the exons ATGGACGACTACACGAGGGAGATGATGGACCTCAAGACCCTCGTCACTCGGACCCTCGAGAAGAAGGGCGTCCTCGCCAAGATCCGG GCTGAGCTGAGAGCAAGTGTGTTCGAGGCAATTGAAGAGGAGGACAAGGTCATTGAGAAAGATGAAGGCTTGCCTCCGGCGCTATTGGGTAGCTGCAACGATCGTGCTAAGCAGCTCCATGCTTCTCCTTCGG GAAGGTTGCTTACGGCATTGATATGCGAATACTTAGACTGGGCGCAGCTGAGCCACACGCTAAAAGTTTATCTGCCCGAGTGTAATTTG CAAAAGGATTCTTGGAAATCTGAGTTGAAGGACTTCAGTAACAAGAATGGATATGACCTTAACAGAAATGGGGATAGTGGTCCCTTGCTTTTGGATGTGCTTGAAGGATTTTTGAAGTTTGAG AATTTATCTCAAACAAGGGGTACTGGAAGGAGGCTGACTACTTCAGAAGCGGAGTCCTTATCCAATTTAGAGTCTCGGAACATGCGAAGACCTTCTTCATCATCTGTTGCTGGAGGCCTACCTCCACTGGGAAG GCCTGGTACTGCTTCCCAGTCATCTG ATCGAAGAGGTGGGTCCTCCATGTCTAGCCACAGGAAAGATGACTACAACTGGAGATATGACAATGAAGAACTTCCGGAAGATGTCCTCCGAGCTTCAAGTGCCATGGAAAACCTTCAATTGGATAAAAAAGCTCGAAATCTAACCACATCCTGGCG GCACGCCGGAGATGGAAGTAGTGAGGACGACGGCAGGTCAGACCAGATGTAG